The Brassica oleracea var. oleracea cultivar TO1000 chromosome C6, BOL, whole genome shotgun sequence genomic interval GTCAGCATCTTGAGCGTCTTGACTGCATGTAGTCACTCTGGATTCGTTGAACAAGGAACCGAATATTTCGAGGCAATGTCTCGGGTCTACGGGATCACTCCAGGAAGGAAACATTACGCCTGCATGCTGGATCTGCTGTGCAGGAACGGGAGATTTGAAGAAGCAGAGAAGCTGATGGAGGAAATGCCCTTTGAGCCAGATGAGATAATGTGGTCATCAGTGTTGAACGCATGCCGGATTCACAAGAATCAGAGCCTTGCTGAGAGAGCAGCAGAGAAGCTCTTTAGTATGGAGAAGCTCAGGGACGCTGCTGCTTATGTAAGCATGTCAAATATCTATGCTACAGCAGGAGAATGGGAAAATGTTAGTCTTGTCAAGAAAGCTATGCGTGAACGTGGAATCAAGAAAGTTACTGCGTCTAGCTGGGTTGAAGTGAACCACAAGATCCACGACTTCTCATCAAATGACCAGAGACACCCGAGGGGAGATGAGATTGTGAGAAAGATCGATGAACTGACAGCCGAGATTGAAAGACTAGGGTACAAGCCTGACACGAGTTGTGTAGGACAAGACGTAGATGAGCAGATGAAGATCGAATCGCTTAAGTTCCACAGTGAGCGTTTAGCCGTTGCGTTTGCTCTTATCAGTACACCAGAAGGGTCTCCGATCCTTGTGATGAAGAACTTGAGAGCCTGCAGGGATTGCCACGCTGCTATAAAACTGATATCGAAGGTTGTAAAGAGGGAGATAACTATAAGGGACTCAAGAAGATTCCATCACTTTAGAGATGGGCTCTGTTCTTGTGGGGATTACTGGTGAAACCTCAAGTTTTGACTCAGAGAACAAATGTAAAAACATTGGAATCTTTCTTCTGATGTATGAAGTGAATTTTTAGACTTAAACCGTGTCGAGTTACAATGTAATTTGAATTGGTTTTCTTTTTCAGTTCGGTTCAGTTCCGGTTTAAGTGAAGTAGTTACGCTTCTATGCTTTTGCTGAACCGTAGACGAGCGAGCGAGCAATTGGATCCAGAGAGGAGGAAGAATGAAGAAGGCGGAAGGAGGGGCGGAGAATCTGCTTGGCTCACCTACTTTCGTGGATCTAGGAAACGGACGGCTCAGATGCGCGGAGACTGGTCACGAAGTTGTTGCCGGAGACGAAGAAGCATACGCTCGTAACAAACGGTGTCGTCTGGGACTCATCGATCACGCTCTATCTCATGGGAAATCTCCTCTCAACATGTTCTCCCAGTGCCTAATTTCTCGGTTAGCCCAAGATTGAAACCTTTGTAGTTGGATTATGTTAGCTTAAGTTGTCTATAGGTTAGTTTTTTTCTTTTTCTTGAAACCGTTGAGGACCATTGGTTTGCTTGTTTAAGTTGTGTATTTAGTGCCAGTGCATCGTTATGTTTAAAAGTCTTCAAGCTTTTAAGTTATATCCTCAGCATAAAAGTATGGCTAAAGTATTTACCTTTCTTCTTGTTTTTTTGGCTATGTTCTTAGTTCGAAGCTCGTGTGCAAGCTTACAGGGGATACTGTGAACAAGAACGAGCAACATATCTGGAAACACGTGAATGGGAAGAGATTTCTACACAGATTAGGTCAATGAACATCAGATATTGACTGATTCTAATTTTGTTATTCCTGGCTTTTACTTAATGTTTTCGTGTTGATGTATCTGATAGAGCAAGTGGAAAGAGGAGCTGGAACAAGCGGAAAGACCGAGAAAATACAAGTAACCTACAAACATAGACGCCTTAAGGAAGATACTGATTCCGATGATTCAGAGTTTTGGATGCTTAATTCAAGTTCTGGTTCAGAGTCAGAGCAGGAAAGTGATGAAGAAAACTGCAAAGGTGCCTCTTTTTGTTGTTTTTTTTTGTTGGTTCTACTTTCATCTTCGTATCGGAACTTCAACTAGATTTGCATCTCGTTTTGGTACAGATTCTCATTGTGATGCCAAAGAATCCGAGGAGCTCTCGGAAAGGTAAATGTATACACTTACTCTTATTTCTGTGTATTATATATATTCAAAAAATTGCGGATTGGTTTTGTTGTTCACCTCTAGTTGTTTTGTCTCTTCAACAGAACAAAGAGAATGTCAATAGAGATTGGACCAAGTAGCTTTGCTTCGAGGAAGAAAAAGATTAGGAATAGTAATGAGTCATGTTAAGAAAAGATTTGTTGCAATAAGTAGATACAGTTTTGTTTACAAAATAAAATAAAAAAGAAGCCTTTATCGGATGATGTTTGGTGCATGTAGTGAATCTTCCCACCGTTTTAATCAGCCACAATGGGCCCTTCAGTTGCTCGTGTATCACACACACCATCCTACAGAAACATATATATATATATATATATATATATATATATATATATATACCAGAACCGTATATCTGAAAGAGGAACATCAAGAAACAACACAGGCCTGCACGCAGACATCATCTCATAAGTTATGAAATGGTATGCATAGAGAGGCAAAGAGCTAGTAAGAAGGAACAACAATCCACCTGAAGCTTAAATGGAGAAGAGAAGCTGAGATGTTGTATATTAAAGACCAACAATTAAACGTTTTCTCTTTGTGGTATATCAAAGATTAAGCGCCTTAAAGCTTCTTGTTTAACTAATCATCACCAAAAGTTTGCATTTAACATCTCTGTTAAGCGCAAGAAGAATATTGTTACACAAGCAAGTAATATTGTTCCACAACTCCATCAGGGTAAAGAGAATATAAGGAATAAGTTTTTTGATTGATTATGTCATTCTCCCTTAAAAATGCATTTAAGATTAATCAAAACCACATTATTTTCATAGTCCTCTCAATTTGACTTATAAATATAACTTGTATGATGTGAATTTTTCAAGAACATATTCTTATTTCTTGGCAAATACTCTCTCACGAGATATTATATATATGTAGTATCCAAAGAATCATTTTGGGAGTGATTGGTTGTGGCTATAGATGCTCTAAACAG includes:
- the LOC106301083 gene encoding surfeit locus protein 2 yields the protein MKKAEGGAENLLGSPTFVDLGNGRLRCAETGHEVVAGDEEAYARNKRCRLGLIDHALSHGKSPLNMFSQCLISRSKLVCKLTGDTVNKNEQHIWKHVNGKRFLHRLEQVERGAGTSGKTEKIQVTYKHRRLKEDTDSDDSEFWMLNSSSGSESEQESDEENCKDSHCDAKESEELSERTKRMSIEIGPSSFASRKKKIRNSNESC